ACGACACTTTGAAGAGGCTCATTAATCTGTGCGGCACGGCGCAGCGCCGGAGCCGTCACACTGGCCTCCCCCGCACGGCGGGCTGCGGCACGGCCTAGTGGCTGGAGCAGCATGTCTCTATTTTTCAagacagcctggctcagccctgcccccaggcccctggGACTCAAGGAAAGGCCACATTGCTGGatctctgccatggcagggagccaCAGGCTGGCTTCACTCAGAAACAGCCTGTGCCATGCTGCAGCTTTGGCTGACAGATGCCTCCCCATGCCAATGCAGCATGATACATGGGAGCCACAGGGTGGGCACAGGCCATGTGGTTGCCCCAGGCTGGGCCCAGAACATCGTCCCCGCTGCacaggggaaacagaggcacagagggtCCCCAGGGAGTCAGTGAGAAAGTCACAGGGCTAGGCAGTTCATTGTCCACTAGGCCCGGCACAGCCAGTGTGCAGGGAGGTGTTGCATTACAGCTCAGGAGGGCAGGTACAGGGGGGAACACAACAGGAGCGATGTGATGGGGGTTGTTCCCTGCAGCACATATGAGAATTGATACATTTCCCCTCTTTTTCTGTGTGACTGTGCATACAAGTGTGCCCTTGCCAGCATGCGTATGAGCTCCAGGATGtagagcatgtgtgtgcatgtgtgtgactgTGCACCAGAGCATTCagcgcatgtgcttggacatcCACATGCACACCATGCTGGGTAGGCATGCACTGGGGGATAGAGTATGCTTGTATGTGTGCACAGCACTGGTGCACAAGGTGTGTGCACAACTGTCTGTGgcaggaagggtgtgtgtgtatgcccgCACACATATGTgtgctgacaaggttctttgggtagatgtgatatcttttattagaccagctacatTTGGTCTAACATATATGTGTGCTGGCACTGCGTATGTAGGCCGGGCCAGGATGGAGCATATGTGCGtgtttgcacatgtgtgtgtgtgtgctggccttgcagtctgtttagaccaggggtgggcaaaatgcagcccgggggccggatgcagcccaccaggccattctctctggcccacggggcccctaaaaaatgtagaaaattaatacttctctgccctgggctgcctttcatgcggccctcgatggcttgccaaaactcagtaagcggccctttgcccaaaataattgcccgccccggtgTAGGCTGTGCCATGGCatagtgtgtgtgcacatgcagatgtatgtgtgtgctggctctgcagtgtATGTAGACTGTGCAAGGGTATAGTGAGTGTGTGAatgtggcagggtgtgtgtgtagtGCATGCGcacgtatatgtatgtgtgtgctgggATTGCTATGCATCCAGGCAGCGGCAAGGTGAGGATGGCCAGGTAGGGAGTAagtggctgtgctggggctgggtccCCCTCTCCCTAGCCAGTGCCTGCTCTCCGGGGCAGGTCGACCTCTGTCCTCTTCTCTGTGGGCAGCAGACCAGGAATAGCTCGCctggcccaggggctgcagcctggctccacagggactCGCCTGATCCTGCTGCTCCTCCGGCCTCTGGCCCCATCCAGAACACACCCTGTGgtggctcccctccccccgcccccatgccccTGAACCCTCCCTGTGGCTTCAGCTTCTCCAGTGCAAAGTTCAGGTGCTACCAGCTCCCGTAAGCCAAGCCCAGGCGTCTGCGTGaatgcagcagggagggagcggGGTCCGGCCGCCATGTGGGGTCCATCCCCCCCACAGTCCCGGTGAGCAGGCAGCGGGCATGGGTCGGGTGCAGGGGGCTACGGGGCTGGAGCCGACCCTGTGGGCaccggagccagggctggggctaggactcaggctccctctccggggTCAGGACCCTGTGTCAGCACAGCGGagcgccagcaccagcagcactgctTAGCCCaagccccctcctctctcctcccagcaCCCCATAGCCTGTCTCATTCCCCCTTTGCTCTCCCAGCAGGTCCCTGCCAGGCGCCCCAGGcctggtcctgccctgctgcttgtgTCGAGTGGATTTTGCCCCCCACCAAACTGGCTCGGCCTCCCTACACGGGGGCTGTCCctgggcccagctcctggctcaagCCTCACATGCTGGGGAGAGCCTTGGCACCAGAAGATGGGGAAAGAGTTCCCACTGCCCGCAGCAGGATCAGCTATTCACAGGCGGGCGAAGGACCCtgtggagttggggtggggggcacagccctGGGAAGGGTCAGGCCTCCTGGCACAGGCTGAGCACTGCACATGGAGCAGAGCTTtctgggtggcagggagctcaACACATGGGACACAATCGCCATCATGCATGTACCTGTGGAATGGCACAGCCACGCGACAGTGACACACGTGTGCATGCGGCACCTGCAGAATCCACACGTGACTTGTGGGACCTCAGGAATATCTGGAGGGTCCTGGCTACGGCAGTCAGAGGcaggacagcagccccaggaggcagacCTGCTGGCTGGGGTCTCGGGCAGGTGGAGCTGCAGCACTCCTGCTACCGGCACTGGagtgagctgggttggagctggCGTCCCAGGAGCCAGCAGACCTAGGGCTGGGGACCACAGCTCCTGGTTGTAGCCACTGCTGAGCCTCCCCTGTATCTTGGAGCTGGGGGCACTAATGCCCTCAGTGCtgtgggggctggacccagggGCAATGGGGCCACTGCTCCAGCCTCCGGGCAGCAGGGCGCTGGGGGCAAGAGGCTGCTTTGTCCTCACAAGCCCATAGGGTCAAAGCTCCTCCTGTCTCAGGATGGTGGGTGGGTGTCTGTGGCCAGCTGGGCATCTGCTGGTCCCACCacatggccctgcccctgccagcccttggcAGGGGCCATTGACACCAGGCAGACAGatctgccagccctgccccatcctgctctcacttgctgcctctctcctgcCAGCTCCCGCAGAGCTAGGGGGAGCCAACCCACGGTATGTGTGCCTGGAGCtagctgagctgagctgtggggcacagggagtggggcaaggaggctgcagggggcctgAGCTGGAGTCTGAGTTtctgtcccccctgcccagcaggcaaGGCCATGCCCAGCCCTTTGgatggggacagcagcccctgcagcagcagctcctgcatgCTGAGCCTCGGGGCGGGCAAGTGGGAGCCGGAGGACCCGGAGGCTGAGCAGAAAGTCTGTGTCGTGTGTGGGGACCGGGCCACTGGCTTCCACTTTCATGCCATGACCTGTGAGGGCTGCAAGGGCTTCTTcaggtgagagcaggggggccaCGGCACCCACCCTGACCCCAGGGCCAGCCTGCAGGTGTACCAGGTCCAgtgctgcccactgctgctgaagcagggacaAGCACTGCCCAGGTGCCCCCCGGGCACCTGTCCTGCACAGccagctgagctgggtgtgtgcatggaAAGTGGGGGCATGTGAtgatgcacatgcatgtgtgggtgtgcacaGTGAGGCACGTGAGTACACATGGGAAGGggggcatctgcacatgcatgttTCGATGCTCTGTGGTGCAGCTCCCCTATGGCTCAGTGTGAGGCTGGGGTTAGTGCATGTGTGCTGGGTCCAGCTCCCAGTGGCTGGGCCTCACTGCCCTGTGGGCCTGAGCTTCCAGACCAGCACTGtggccaccaccacccttgactGCAGGCTCAGCTGAACCCAGCTTCCAGTGGACTgcagccctcccctgcagctgggctggtgcTAGCACTGGCGTGCCGCAGTGCTCAGCCCACTGCTGCTCTGGCCGATAGCTGGCAGGGTTATGTTGCACCATCCGtggagctgccagggctgctggctgccccCAGGGCAACACCCCGGGATGGAGTGGCgtctgcagagcaactcctcctagacGGGGTGGAGATCCCAGACACAGCCCGACCCACCAGGACTTGCAGCTGGTGCCAACTGCGAGGGGAGTGCATGCTCAACcatccccttcctgcttgcagccactcctgccccttgctgaGCAGGGCCCTTGAGCCCTAGGCCCCCTGTGTGCCCTGGGAGGACCTCAGCCCCTGGCCAGGGCAGTGAGTCAGTCAAGACAGGGTGTTCTAGAGGCTGTTGGGCACCCACACTGCATTATAGgaaggatgtggggagactgCCTGACTGGGACCCAAACAGCCCCCCTGGAAGCAGCAGTcaggcagccctgctccagccccctgcatggtGAAACGCTGCACCTGGACCAGCATCAGCCATGCCCGAGGTgccctggggctgccaccactgtccttGCGCTGCCTCCTGCCTGGTGTACAGGCACAGGTATGCATGGCAGCTcccatgtgcacgtgtgtgtgcacgcgtgtgcaaGTCATGCAAGTGCACATCTTCTGTTTCTTTAGTGCACGTGTGTGTCTGCACAATGGGGGTGTtgggctccccagtgcacatatgtatgtgtgcaagGTGGGAACCAGCTGCAGGAGAACTTAAAGATCCCCAGGTGTGAGTTGAGTGCAGGGCCACCCACCCATCTCTGAGCCCCgcacccagtgctgctgggaTCCCTCAGGGGCTGCATGGTGCCCAGTTCCAGATCCAGCCCTGCCCTCTCTCTTGCAGGCGATCGATGAGTAAGGGTGTCCACTTCACCTGTCCCTTCACCCGCAGCTGCACCATCACCAAGGCCAAGCGCCGGCAGTGCCAGGCCTGCCGCCTCCAGAAGTGCTTGGCCGCCGGCATGCGGAAAGACAGTAAGGCAGAGCCCCAAacctgccctcctggggctggacCTCACCCCCTCTTTCAACCCACACCCCACGGCGGGAGGCACTAGGCCCCGGTGCTGGTCTCAGCTGATGTGGGGGATGGCCAGGTATCGGACCAggatgccccagcatcacagtgcaTGTTGTGGCTATGCCTGGCCACCACCCTCTGGCCCTCAGCACccctgctggtgggggtgggaggagggtctTGTGGCAGGAGGAGTAGCCCGGGTGCCCATGCACCCATGTCGGGGCGGCACTAGCcggctggggctccccacagtgcAGCCAAGGTCTCCAACTGGCAGGAAAAACAGACATCCTGGCAGCTCTGTAATGGCCTCCCAATAGACTGCATCTAggcctggagcccagcccagccatggcctagagccagcaggggctggcacATGCCCAGCACCTGGGCCtgggttcccccacccccagttacgGAGGAGGTGGCAGTGTGAGGATGGAGAGCACAGGCTCCTTATATGGAGcagcccagtgctgacccagtGCTCCCAGCGAGGCGGGCCACAGtgccaggcagcactggggcccccaGCTCCAACACCTCTCCCTGGCACCACCTGTGCCCTGGAAACCCAGCACGCCAGGCcagctcccactcctgccccctggaAATGCAGAGGGCCCAGAggccctgcacctccctgggGACTCTTGGCACTGCCCATGTGCTGCCATGCAGCGGGCAGCCCCATGGCAGGATGTCAGCGCTGGGaagaaaacccaggagtcctaggccccagctctaaccactagacccACTTtctggcctcaggactgaccaggAGCTGGGACTCATACCAGCCAGCTGTGGGACACAGTAGGCCGAGGGGGTAGCGTGCAGGAGGCTGAGAACCAGAACGGCTGGGTTCAGATCCTGGCATTAGGATGTGGGGTACGGGGAGCATTGCGAGGGTTGGCAGGGAGTCAGGACACCTGAGCTTTCCTCCTGACGAGCCCAGATGTCCTGGTTCTTGGCCTTTCCTGTCCTACCCGTGAGACCCCACACGTCTCCTGGAGCTGGGACCACGTGCGAGATTTGGGTGATCCCCGGATTTCAGGAGACCTGGTGCAAGTTCCAGCTTGGTCACGGAGCTGGGACCAGACCCCAGGAGGCCCCTGCATGCCTCTGGGCAGAGCGGCTGCTCAAGCGTGGGTGGGCAGGGCGTCCTGCTGGGCATCTGGGCTTTGGGGGCTCCAGCTgatgagggcaggggtgcaggggtcATGGGGGCTGTGCCggggctgccccctcagcctgggctctggtcTGGCTGGCAGTGATCCTGTCGGAGGAGGCCCTGCAGGCGCGCCGGGCCCTGCGGTGGCAGCGGCGGCAGGAGCGGGAGCCGGCAGGGCTcacagcagagcaggagcagctcatTGCTATCCTCATCGAGGCGCACACCTGCAACTTTGACTCCAGCTTCTCCCAGTTTCAGCACTACCAGGTGGGCCCCCCCACAAGGAATCAGCAAtgagggggcaggcaggccaGAGTGTCTGCTGGGCAGTGATTGGCTGCCAGTGTCACAcacccagatctctgctccctaaTTGCACAAGCGCTGCCTGGTGTGACATGTGCTGCACAATGTGAAGTCGATGCCAGCGCAGCCCCATGACTttccctgtccctgcctgccctgacttcCCCTCCGCCCTTGACACCACAgacacctccctgccccacatccactggctcctgtcctgtgctctgctgctgcgCCCCAGGGGCTCACtgcccccattttacaggtagggAAACCAAGGCACCAGCCAGGAAGGGCCTTGCCCACTGTTGCCAGACCAGTtcctggcagagccaggaatacagcccatGAGTCCCAGAGCCAGGCTTCACCGCAGGCATCGCTGCCCACACCAGGCCCCTTGCCCCAAGCCGGAGTGAGGCTGCCCCAAGCCAGGCCATGCTGTGTGCTCACAAGCCTTGGCTCACCCCGGGCTGTCTCCCACTGAGGCTCTGTGCTCAAGGACGCTGTTCTCTGAGGCTGCTTGGCCACCCCTCATAGCCAGAGCCACGCTGCGCCATCCatgccagctccccccacccatgcctcttGCAGGTGCCTCTTTTTACCCATTGCGGGGAGCCAGAAGGTGGCTGCCTGGGctcagtcctgcccagcccaagccAGTCCCTCAGGAAGGGGCACTGAGGGGAAGGGGATAGAGAATTGTGCCCCCTGAGCCCTGGGGCCGATCCCCACAGGGCCAGAAGTGGCAGCTCCATatcatgagccagggctgggatgctgtgtgtctgcatgtctggcaCCTGTCTTGAGGGAGGTCTCCCCCCAGGTCAGCCAAGGAGGAGGACTCCCCACCACACTCCAGACCAGAGGCATGTGGCTAGTGGCTGCAGTACTGTCCCATTCGGGTTGCAGGGCTCTTGCGTGCATGAGCATGGTGGGCTCATCTGCACCCCTAGGCAATGTGCTTGTGGCGGCACACACAAAGGTGCCTTGCTccagcccagagccagctgcccaAAGCTGCCTGTAGCACCAGGGCTTGAACTTGAGTCTCTCCCTTGCCAGCCTGCCGTGCGGTTGTACATCCACAGCCCGAGCCCTCGCAgcaccccagagccaggggctcctcACCATGCGCAGGGGCTGCCCGCTATGGAGAATGGGGCCACGCTGCCATCCCTGGAGAGTCTGTCGGATGACGTGCTGCCCGATGTCTTCTCCATGCTGCCCCACTACGCTGACCTCAGCACCTTCATGATCCAGCAAGTGATCAAATTTGCCAAGGCGATCCCGGCCTTCAGGTCAGCACAGGCCCTGCACCACCCGACCGCTTGGCCACAGCCAGAGCATGGTGCCTGGCTCAGTTCTCCCATGCCCCTGTCCCCCGCTCCACCCAGGCCTTTCCTCCACTCTGCCACCTCCAGGGGCCCTGATGTCCCCAACCCCACTTGGAGCAGCCACCTGCCTTGGCCCCTTCATGCTCCATCCCCGTCTctctcttctgggcaggaatctGCCGATCTACGACCAGATCTCACTGCTCAAAGATGCCACCTTAGACATCTGCCAGATCCAGTTCAACACCGTCTTCAATGAGAAGGACAAGGCCTGGGAGTGCGGACACCACTGCTACACCATCCAGGACGGGGCCCTGGGTGAGCCGGGCACCCCCAAGGTGGgaagagatggggctgggcagcatggacACTGCGGGGTTCTCCTCCCACCCACGGCGGTGCCAGAGACCTGGGTCAGGCCAGTGAACATGGAGAGCCCTGCTGTCTCCTGCTCTGGCAGAAGCCCCCAGTCCCCGTCAACTGGGCCCTGATACAGTGATGGGCCTGTCCAGGGGCATGGACACAGGATGGGCAGGGAGACCCTGGGCAGGAACCACCTCCCAGGGGTGGAGGCAGTGCGTAGCGATGGGCCTTTCACCTGGCATGGGGCTCAGCCCAGCaggtccctgcactgctgcataCGTGCTGTCAGTGGGATTTGGTTCACAGTGAGACCTGTGTTGGTCGATGCCCTTGCCCCCTCTCCTAGAACAGGTGCTGCACTTGCCCCTTGCCACTCAGCTCCACGGGACCCCTGCtcggagcatgcagcctctgtcaccctgggggcatggggggcctaggcacacccagagcccctggaTGCTGCAGCCCCATCACCCgccacctctgcccccagccgGGTTCCAGCAGATCTACCTGGAGCCACTGCTCAAGTTTCACATCAGCCTGAAGAAACTGAAACTCCACGAGGCAGAGTACGTGCTGCTGCAGGCCATGGTCCTGTTCTCGCCTGGTGAGAGGTctcatttcccctccctccctccctccatagCCTGGCCCAGGTGGGACAAGGAGCTGAGCACCCcactcagccctgctgcctcccactaccCCATGTGGCTATGGGCTCAGGCGTGGGCCGCCATGGGGGGTGTTTTCACGGCCacccacccccctgtgccctcctgctgctggcattAGCACCCTAGCTCCAGGGCttggtccctgccccagagcacggGGCTCCCCAGCCCTATCCTGGCCCTTACAGAGGTGCGGTCCTCTGCTTCCAGACCACACCAGTGTCACGCAGCACGACTTCATCGACCAGGTCCAGGAGAAAGTGGCCCTCACCCTGAAGAGCTACATTGACCACCGGCACCCGCTGCCCGAGGGCCGGTGAgttggggctgccctggggctcacccACGATCACCCTTGCTCCCGGGGTCCAGACATCAGCGGCATGTGGCTGACGAGGCCGCAGGGCATGTGCCTCCAGGGTGGTTGGACTGACACCCTGtcactgcctggggcagggatggtgCGGGGGacttgccctgcagctcctcaccCCGTCAGGCCCAGCCAGCTCCCAATCCAGGGATGGCCGCTCAGCAGGGGGATTTCTGGCCCCACCAGGAAGTGTTAGCCTTACACCCCTACTGGGAAGCAGCCATGTCCaatgggcagagctgggcagctggaagcCAAGACCACTGCGCTCCACTCTCAGTGGGGAGTAGCATCTAGTggggagagctggcaggcttGGAGCCTGGGCTCG
This sequence is a window from Alligator mississippiensis isolate rAllMis1 chromosome 15, rAllMis1, whole genome shotgun sequence. Protein-coding genes within it:
- the NR1I3 gene encoding nuclear receptor subfamily 1 group I member 3 isoform X1 produces the protein MQQGGSGVRPPCGVHPPHSPGKAMPSPLDGDSSPCSSSSCMLSLGAGKWEPEDPEAEQKVCVVCGDRATGFHFHAMTCEGCKGFFRRSMSKGVHFTCPFTRSCTITKAKRRQCQACRLQKCLAAGMRKDMILSEEALQARRALRWQRRQEREPAGLTAEQEQLIAILIEAHTCNFDSSFSQFQHYQPAVRLYIHSPSPRSTPEPGAPHHAQGLPAMENGATLPSLESLSDDVLPDVFSMLPHYADLSTFMIQQVIKFAKAIPAFRNLPIYDQISLLKDATLDICQIQFNTVFNEKDKAWECGHHCYTIQDGALAGFQQIYLEPLLKFHISLKKLKLHEAEYVLLQAMVLFSPDHTSVTQHDFIDQVQEKVALTLKSYIDHRHPLPEGRFLYAKLLLLLTELRSLKAELTRQILHIQDLSSMTPLLSEIIS
- the NR1I3 gene encoding nuclear receptor subfamily 1 group I member 3 isoform X2, with translation MWGPSPPQSRRSMSKGVHFTCPFTRSCTITKAKRRQCQACRLQKCLAAGMRKDMILSEEALQARRALRWQRRQEREPAGLTAEQEQLIAILIEAHTCNFDSSFSQFQHYQPAVRLYIHSPSPRSTPEPGAPHHAQGLPAMENGATLPSLESLSDDVLPDVFSMLPHYADLSTFMIQQVIKFAKAIPAFRNLPIYDQISLLKDATLDICQIQFNTVFNEKDKAWECGHHCYTIQDGALAGFQQIYLEPLLKFHISLKKLKLHEAEYVLLQAMVLFSPDHTSVTQHDFIDQVQEKVALTLKSYIDHRHPLPEGRFLYAKLLLLLTELRSLKAELTRQILHIQDLSSMTPLLSEIIS